In Aedes albopictus strain Foshan chromosome 3, AalbF5, whole genome shotgun sequence, the genomic window CTTTTAGTGTATAAACGGGAATTCAAAGGACAGACGTCTGGAGCTTACATCGCTCGTTGGGAGTTATCCGCTAACAACAGAGAGGAATTTTTGACCAAGGTATGGAATTTAGCTAGTGAGCATCTCCACCGTGAAATAATTTTTGCAGCAAACGAAGACGGTGGTTCTACTCCACAGTGGTGTTCCAAAGAAAAACCAACCCTGGAAGATTTAAACAACTTTGCCCTGTTTCAATCTGGGCGACGGTATTATAAAGTAGAAAACATACAGGACAACAAGCATAACTTGTTGCAGAATTGGAGAAATAAGGACATATCCCTTTACCTCCACATTTACTCACTTAGCGTGAGTAATCGGGCGATGTGGAACACGGTGAAGGAAGCACTCATCGAACCGACTGAACGAGACCGTTCTGGCGCGGCTAGCACACAGGCTTTGCTAGATTTGACAGAGGAGCTGCGAAATACTCATGGTGGTATACTTGATGCTCACGGTATGGCATGGACTTTCTGGGCTAATGCAATCCAGAGTGCCCCAGCTTATAAACGTTCTTCGATGATGCAATACCCTCCACAGACGTTGGCAGGGCTATTCAAGGCAAAAGAAGGAATGCGTGTGAATGCCATCAAGCGCGAATTGGAAACAGCCAACAATGTCAATGACAGCTACCATGAGGACATCGTTGCTCTGCGTACTGCATTCAGTACATTGCGTGCGACTGTGAACTCCCACTTGAATGCACTGGATCATCGGATTGAAATGTTGGAAATGCGCGAACGAACAAGTAACAATTTACTCAACGCCATGAGGACATCGGTTGCGGTTCAAGAAGATGAGATAGGGAAAGATTTGAGAAACGAAATAACGGATTGTCCGGATCTTGATCATGCagaataaaaaatcaattttgttgcgagtttttgttttattaaagCGAAATAAAGAGGAAATAAATGTTACATTTTGAATATGTTTAGCCTTATTTTATCCTGCAATATCATTGGGAACTGCTACGGTTGGATCAAATTTTCCCTTCAAATACCCACATTTTCTGAACAAACcaagagcaaattttcaatacGTCCTAAGTAACATTTAGATTGTATCGAGAAAATCAAACTCAAAGTTTTGGGTTTCATTTTTAATTCCTATTTAACAATCAAAATGAATTCAATAAAACAAATACACGTAAACGATACTAAGGAACAGTATTTATTGTTTCCTTAATAAAAAGCTTGTTAAAATATAACACAACgttatttttttgcattaaaacaaTCTTACGACATTTAGTGTTGGAAAACATAAATAAGTCATTTTGTTAAGTCATTCTGAAACCTGTCGGGTTTCTTACGTCATGTGCGTTACGTCGCGTTACGCGAATTTATGTTACTTTCGTCGGTGTACTTACGTCGTTCAGCCAGCTGTCATGTTAGTTAAGTCATGGTTGATAAGTTGTTTTGATTGAAAAATTGGCACTTAAGCCAAACGGGTTCCACCGGAAAAAAGGTATTTTATTACGTTTAACAGAATGATTTTATTAATTAACAATAATTTTCTGTTTCAGCAAATGTTTTCCGCGCAACAGCGGTGCCACAGAAGCTGTTGCGGCAGGATTAACTACCGCAGAACCAGCTGCTATGTACGTTTGATCTTCTGCATGGGGGCCGCCCGTAGTTACCGTGGCACGAGTGTTATTCTGTGAAAATGAAACCGGGGAGCAAAGGACCACTAGTGCCAATGCCATCTGGTCCCGCTAACGACATCTCTGTGCTTCAACAAGCCAGCCACCAGTGACTCCACTTTTCGATTACATTTGCCGTTTAAAGGAGAACCAGAAACACCGTTGCCAGTGAAAGCGTCGATCAAGCCGTGTGAACTTGAGGTCACATGACTGAGGCACCTTCCGGTATGGCTTCTTCATTATAATCGGCACATAGACACCAACCAAAGATTACTTTAGCTACAGCGTGCTGAAGCAGACACAGAAAGGTGTCTCATGCTGTACGAGGCGACTCTGTTCTCGTTCGGTTTCTGTATGAAAGAGAACTGGTCGTTCACACTCACCGCTAGGTCTGGAAACTGATGAGCCTAGGCGATGGAGAGGAGATGTCCCACTACCAGCTGAAGCCGAAGAAGCCTCACTAACACGGAAACAAGTGCAAGATTTCTctattcaaaaattaaaaaagtaaactacattagttttgaaaaatatatgGTTTTATATCATGCAATAAACGGTAACGGTATGTCCAAATTACTTGAAACACCCTATAGTCTTTGACCTATAATCATATGATCACATAACACCCAGAGTCTAGAAGATAGCAGTTAAGGTACCTGGACCTACAGGTTATAATCAAGAATTCTACTACCATTAGGTTGACACTACATAAATCAACATTTTCTGATTGAAGccacttcctaatgcatcacgttggcttTACATGAAGGAATATACCATGAGTTCATCTAAcaataatgcatggttctcttcaaaaattccatggCAATTTAAAGGGGTTTTCCTAAACAAGTTCCTCCGATTTATTTCCAAGAgttccggaattcctgcagaagatcctcaggaattcctccagaaattcctcgagagctcctctaggagttcctctggaattctttcataagtttcccgagaatttctgcattcctccaggaattcttctacatgttcctccaggagttcatcggaatattctacaagagttcctcggcaattcctccaggacattctcgagaattcctccaggagttcttcgggaattcctcaaggagctcttaggaaattcctccacgagttcttcgggaaatcctctaggagttcatcggggattcctctaggagctctttaggaattccaccaggatatcCTTGGGAACTCCCCCAGAagaaggagtttctcgagaatttatccaggagattctcgtaaattcttccagaagtgccacggaaattcctcccggagcttctcggtaattcttccaggagaactcctttagatgatcatcgaaaaatcctccaggagttttcagaaattccttcaggagatccatgGACGTCCTTCAGGAAATCGACGAGAACTTCTCTAGAAGATGGTCAACAATTCCATGGaacaattttccaaggaattttctagcaactcctttgggaattctagAGGATCCcataaaggaattctcaaagaatttctgggaaatttctgaaaaagttgttggaaaactcctggagaaaaattccgatgaattcatgtagaattttccaaagaaactcctggaagaattttcgaggaactcctggaggatctcccgaggaactctttaaaaaaattctcaaggaacacctaaaaaaagaacttctgaggtaatttctgaggaactcccggagaaattctcttggaactccagaatgaattccagaggaactcctagacgaattctcgagaaactcctagtggaattcctgaggaatgtctggtggaattcttgaggaatttatgatggaattcctgaggaacttctggaagaatttttgaggaactcctggaggatctcccgaggaactctttaaaaaaattctcaaggaacacctaaaggaaagaacttctgaggtaatttctgaggaactcccggagaaattctcttggaactccagaatgaattccagaggaactcctagacgaattcacgagaattcgtctaggaattcctgaggaatgtctggtggaattcttgaggaatttatgatggaattcctgaggaacttctggaagaattttcgaggaactcttggaggaaaagaatacccgaggaactgtctggtggaattcttgaggaatttatgatggaattcctgaggaacttctggaagaatttttgaggaactcctggaggatctcccgaggaactctttaaaaaaattctca contains:
- the LOC134290366 gene encoding uncharacterized protein LOC134290366 — translated: MSEGADEGAEGCSSPKIADDVDMEDMEEEYLSEVCTEDPLANFRSGTSPHSDDADSITRMVEQVPVKNFEFDEGNFPGDNWKGLHEDDPEEGSAKQTGGNNSSANVSNCSEHDLYVCTLLVYKREFKGQTSGAYIARWELSANNREEFLTKVWNLASEHLHREIIFAANEDGGSTPQWCSKEKPTLEDLNNFALFQSGRRYYKVENIQDNKHNLLQNWRNKDISLYLHIYSLSVSNRAMWNTVKEALIEPTERDRSGAASTQALLDLTEELRNTHGGILDAHGMAWTFWANAIQSAPAYKRSSMMQYPPQTLAGLFKAKEGMRVNAIKRELETANNVNDSYHEDIVALRTAFSTLRATVNSHLNALDHRIEMLEMRERTSNNLLNAMRTSVAVQEDEIGKDLRNEITDCPDLDHAE